Proteins encoded in a region of the Penaeus vannamei isolate JL-2024 chromosome 30, ASM4276789v1, whole genome shotgun sequence genome:
- the LOC138867528 gene encoding PGC-1 and ERR-induced regulator in muscle protein 1-like, whose translation MALSVHVARPVSTAPMALSVHVARPVSTAPMALSVHVARPVSTAPMALSVHVARPLSTAPLALYIHVARPVSTAPTALSVHVARPVSTAPMALSVHVARPVSTAPLALSVHVARPLSTAPMALSVHVARPLSTAPMAFYVHAARPLSTAPTALYVHVAHPVSTAPMALYVHVARLVSTAPMVTPSSFLLVAITPISTRPMEELEALLRRVDWRGFFAAGSWEEMKIEQ comes from the coding sequence ATGGCCCTCTCTGTCCACGTGGCCCGCCCTGTCTCCACGGCGCCCATGGCCCTCTCTGTCCACGTGGCCCGCCCTGTCTCCACGGCACCCATGGCCCTCTCTGTCCACGTGGCCCGCCCTGTCTCCACGGCACCCATGGCCCTCTCTGTCCACGTGGCCCGCCCTCTCTCCACGGCACCCTTGGCCCTCTATATCCACGTGGCCCGCCCTGTCTCCACGGCACCCACGGCCCTCTCTGTCCACGTGGCCCGCCCTGTCTCCACGGCACCCATGGCCCTCTCTGTCCACGTGGCCCGCCCTGTCTCCACGGCACCCTTGGCCCTCTCTGTTCACGTGGCCCGCCCTCTCTCCACGGCGCCCATGGCCCTCTCTGTCCACGTGGCCCGCCCTCTCTCCACGGCACCCATGGCCTTCTATGTCCACGCGGCCCGCCCTCTCTCCACGGCACCCACGGCCCTCTATGTCCACGTGGCCCACCCTGTCTCCACGGCACCCATGGCCCTCTATGTCCACGTGGCCCGCCTTGTCTCCACGGCACCCATGGtcacgccctcctccttccttctggtGGCAATCACGCCCATTTCTACACGCCCAATGGAGGAGTTAGAGGCGCTTCTTAGACGGGTTGATTGGCGTGGCTTCTTCGCTGCCGGTTCTTGGGAGGAGATGAAGATCGAACAATAA